The following nucleotide sequence is from Methanolinea sp..
CCGCGGTTCTCGATACCAGGCTTTGTCATGTCCACCAGGTCATCTCCGATCCTGATGTTCATTTCACCGGACGTGGGTTCGATGATCCCGGCAATGATGCGGGAGAGCGTGGTCTTTCCGGCGCCACTCTTGCCGATGATGCCGAAGATCTCCCGCGCTGCCACATCAAAGGTTACTCCGTTCACGGCCTTTACAACACCGCGATCAACGGAGATGTAGCGCTTGTAGACATCGCGGGCAACGAGAATATTATCTCCGAGTTCCGGGGTTTCGTAGTCTTCGGAATCGGACAGCCCTGCCATAAACGTGGAGATGATTTCTGCCGGGCTCCCAAGTCCGACAATCCTGCCGTCTTCAAGGAGCATCGCACGGTCGGCCACGTCTTCAATGACCTGCGAGAAGTGAGAGGTAACAACCATTCCCATGTTATTGGTATTTGCTGCCTCGGTCAGCATGGTATGGACGAGGTGGGCGGTCTGGGGGTCGAGGGTCCCGGTCGGCTCATCGGCAAACAGGAGGAACGGCTCCTTTGCAAGCTGCCGGGCAAGCACCACCCGTTGTTTCTCGCCTCCGGAGAGGTCCCGGGCAATGTGCATCATCCTGTGGGAGAGACGGACCTGGTCGAGGAGGTCTGCAGCGCGGCTGATACACTTCTCCTGGGGATACTCGATATCATCCAGGGCATGGATGACATTCTCGATCACCCGGTCATTTCCATATAGCGCAAACGTCCGCTGGAACATGATTGCCGTGCTCCGCATGATCCGGCGCTTCATGTGGCTGTTGGCATCGTCCCATAAATCCACGTCCTGCGCCGTCATCATGCCACTACAACGTGGGCACGGGCTTCCGGCAGCACTCCCGAAGCCCACAAATTCACAGGAATCGCAGGCGGCGATATGGTATATGATGGATCCCGACGTAGGTGGTTGTTCCACGCCCCGAATCAGATGCATCAGGACTGTCTTTCCCGACCCGCTCCGCCCAATGATCCCGAGGACTTCACCCTCCCCTATCTTAAAAGAAATATTATCAAGGACCCTTTTACCGTCAAAGTCCATGCAGAGATTTTCAACCGTGATCAGTGGCTTCATTCCTCTCCTCTCATATCCTAATGTTGCATTCAGGGCATATTACTTTTTATATAAAGACAATACTCCGTGGCTAGGCTCTTACGAGGTTTTTCACGATTTCGACCACATCCCTGACATTTTTCACGATGTAGTGAGCGGCAGTATAGAGCTCCTCAGGTTTATCTCCCGATTGCTGCTCCGTAAGAATTGCCACATCTGCCCGTTTCATGGCACAGAGGTCGTTGATACCGTCTCCCACCATCACCACCCTGTCATATTCTCCCTGGAGATCGGCGATGATCTGGGCTTTTACCGTGGGGGTTGCCACCCCGTACACCCGATCACGGGGGATTCCCAGGTAATCGGCCATCTTCTCGAGTTTGGCAACCCTGTCACCGGAAGCGATAAAGGTCGGGATCCCAAGCCTGTGGAGTTCACGAACCGTTTCATGCGCCCCCTCAAACGGTCTTCCTCCCGTGGTGACCGTGAACTCGATCGATTGGTCGGCCATGTTCAGGATCACTCCGCTGTTGAGGGTGACTACCGCTTCACGCTTGCAGACTGCCCAGACATTCCTGATGCAGT
It contains:
- a CDS encoding HAD family hydrolase, with product MSIAVVFDSAGTLLHTYRVAKDIARQKLLPGIETVTLTFSSPERVLIVIHVHSREVIAADPSILLSSYLISQHAGFGISCTRKITTADEIGDVLYTDKRATIGDVQDCIRNVWAVCKREAVVTLNSGVILNMADQSIEFTVTTGGRPFEGAHETVRELHRLGIPTFIASGDRVAKLEKMADYLGIPRDRVYGVATPTVKAQIIADLQGEYDRVVMVGDGINDLCAMKRADVAILTEQQSGDKPEELYTAAHYIVKNVRDVVEIVKNLVRA
- the atwA gene encoding methyl coenzyme M reductase system, component A2; protein product: MKPLITVENLCMDFDGKRVLDNISFKIGEGEVLGIIGRSGSGKTVLMHLIRGVEQPPTSGSIIYHIAACDSCEFVGFGSAAGSPCPRCSGMMTAQDVDLWDDANSHMKRRIMRSTAIMFQRTFALYGNDRVIENVIHALDDIEYPQEKCISRAADLLDQVRLSHRMMHIARDLSGGEKQRVVLARQLAKEPFLLFADEPTGTLDPQTAHLVHTMLTEAANTNNMGMVVTSHFSQVIEDVADRAMLLEDGRIVGLGSPAEIISTFMAGLSDSEDYETPELGDNILVARDVYKRYISVDRGVVKAVNGVTFDVAAREIFGIIGKSGAGKTTLSRIIAGIIEPTSGEMNIRIGDDLVDMTKPGIENRGRAKGYIGLLHQEYDLYPHRTVLDNLTDAIGLEFPKELAMRKAILTLRMAGFTDVKSREILERYPGQLSEGERHRVALAQVLIREPRLIILDEPTGTMDPLTKIDVKHSILHARDEMDETFIVVSHDMDFVKDICDRLALMRGGKIIEIGKTEDVLSILSEDEREIMGKVDVKE